Proteins from a single region of Kineosporiaceae bacterium:
- a CDS encoding histidine phosphatase family protein, producing the protein MTLTSPELYLVRHGETAWSRIRRLTSVTDLDLTDVGVAQASSLCGHLDPAAFGLVLSSPRRRAQRTAQLAGFDPARVVVDDDLAEWSYGDYEGLTRDQVQQDVPGWEVWTGVVPGGETADLVRARVGRVIERAEASGVDRVLCFAHAHVLRALTLVWLDLDFGHGEAFPLDTATISVLGDSHGRRALLRWNAPPPPTPTPLDHDHR; encoded by the coding sequence ATGACCCTCACTTCACCGGAGCTCTACCTGGTGCGCCACGGTGAGACCGCGTGGTCGCGGATTCGCCGGCTCACCTCTGTCACCGACCTCGACCTCACCGACGTCGGGGTGGCTCAGGCATCATCGCTGTGCGGCCACCTCGACCCGGCCGCCTTCGGATTGGTGTTGTCGAGCCCGAGACGGCGGGCGCAGCGGACGGCGCAGCTCGCCGGGTTCGACCCGGCCCGTGTCGTGGTGGACGACGACCTGGCCGAGTGGTCCTACGGCGACTACGAGGGCCTGACCCGCGATCAGGTCCAGCAGGACGTGCCCGGCTGGGAGGTCTGGACCGGTGTCGTCCCGGGTGGTGAGACCGCCGATCTGGTCCGGGCCCGGGTGGGCCGGGTGATCGAGCGCGCCGAGGCATCCGGGGTCGATCGGGTGCTCTGCTTTGCGCACGCTCACGTGTTGCGGGCGCTCACCCTGGTCTGGCTCGACCTGGACTTCGGGCACGGCGAGGCGTTCCCGCTGGACACGGCCACCATCAGCGTCCTCGGCGACTCCCATGGGCGACGTGCCCTGCTGCGCTGGAACGCGCCTCCACCACCCACCCCCACCCCGCTCGACCATGATCACCGTTAG
- a CDS encoding DsbA family protein: protein MSDRDVADFWFDPICPWAWMTSRWMLEVTQVRPVDVRWHFMSLSVLNEGRDLSEKYQALMVTGWQPVRVVAAAAAEHGQDVVLPLYTALGNRFHPGGRGDAATYPEVFAEALAEVGLKPELAEAAHSSEFDQMLRDSTAEALALVGDEVGTPVVAVNGVAFFGPVVTPAPKGELAARLWDGSVAVASVPGFYELKRSRTQGPIFD from the coding sequence ATGAGTGACCGCGACGTCGCCGACTTCTGGTTCGACCCGATCTGCCCCTGGGCCTGGATGACCTCACGCTGGATGCTCGAGGTGACCCAGGTTCGTCCGGTCGACGTGCGCTGGCACTTCATGAGCCTGTCGGTGTTGAACGAGGGCCGTGACCTGTCCGAGAAGTACCAGGCTTTGATGGTGACCGGCTGGCAGCCGGTCAGGGTGGTGGCGGCCGCAGCCGCCGAACACGGCCAGGACGTCGTGCTGCCGCTCTACACGGCCCTGGGCAACCGGTTCCACCCGGGCGGGCGCGGGGACGCCGCGACCTACCCGGAGGTGTTCGCCGAGGCACTCGCCGAGGTGGGCCTGAAGCCCGAACTGGCCGAGGCGGCCCACAGCTCCGAGTTCGACCAGATGCTGCGCGACAGCACGGCCGAGGCGCTGGCCCTGGTCGGCGACGAGGTGGGCACGCCGGTGGTCGCCGTCAACGGCGTGGCCTTCTTCGGTCCGGTGGTCACCCCGGCGCCCAAGGGCGAGCTGGCGGCGCGGCTGTGGGACGGTTCGGTGGCCGTGGCCTCGGTGCCCGGGTTCTACGAGCTCAAGCGCAGTCGCACCCAGGGTCCGATCTTCGACTGA
- the pepN gene encoding aminopeptidase N, whose product MPDANLTRDEAAARAALLTVDSYAIELDLTSSERTFTSRTTVRFRCARPGADTFIDLIAPTVHEVTLNGRSLDVAAVVSEARIALPGLAEDNELTVVADAAYMNTGEGLHRFVDPVDKEVYLYSQFEVADARRVFTCFDQPDLKATFAWTVLAPSHWRVLSVSPSPQPEPAPSGSPDGTAVWRFEPTPRLSTYVTAIVAGPYHRQSSTIRLRTGRDLELGVLCRATLAEHLDADEVMDITGIGFAHFEALYDCDYPFAKYDQVFVPEFNAGAMENAGCVTILEDYIFRSKPAQATVERRALTILHELAHMWFGDLVTMRWWDDLWLNESFAEYASTRCQSEATRWRTAWTTFLSSEKSWAYRQDQLSSTHPIVAEIRDLADVEQNFDGITYAKGASVLKQLVHWVGQDAFDAGLRAYFAKNAWGNTTLADLLAELETASGRDLSAWSTAWLERAGVTTLRPAVTVDDDGVITAAAVLQEAPQSHPTLRPHRLGIGGYDVIDGAVQRVWHVEQTVDGARTEVPELVGRPRPDLLLLNDHDLAYAKIRLDDASMATAIGHLGEFSDSLASTLIWGAAWDMTRDGELAPGRFIDLVLGNLLAVPDASVQSVLLNQLSSTLAFYLAPAGRTDRRDDATHRLLDLLRQAKPGSDTQLLLARSFARLARREDHLDVIDGILDGRRALDGLSVDTDMRWTLLTSLTTAGRFGDHEIQAELDRDDTATGRVRAAMATASAPTAQAKQAAWASVVESDELPNAIQGATIAGFLRVHDEQLLEPFVEPYFAALERIWRERTSEIATQIVEGLFPAQLASEALLVRTQRWLDETTTAEPSMRRLIAEGRDGVQRALKVQSRDTD is encoded by the coding sequence ATGCCGGACGCCAACCTCACCCGCGACGAAGCAGCGGCCCGCGCCGCACTGCTCACGGTCGACAGCTACGCCATCGAGCTCGATCTGACCAGCAGCGAGCGCACCTTCACCTCGCGGACCACGGTGCGGTTCCGCTGCGCCCGGCCCGGGGCGGACACCTTCATCGACCTGATCGCCCCCACGGTGCACGAGGTCACCCTCAATGGACGATCGCTGGACGTGGCGGCGGTCGTCAGTGAGGCGCGCATCGCCCTGCCGGGGCTGGCCGAGGACAACGAACTGACGGTGGTGGCGGATGCCGCCTACATGAACACCGGTGAGGGTCTGCACCGCTTCGTCGACCCGGTCGACAAGGAGGTCTACCTCTACAGCCAGTTCGAGGTGGCCGACGCCCGGCGGGTGTTCACCTGCTTCGACCAGCCCGATCTGAAGGCGACCTTCGCGTGGACGGTGCTCGCGCCGTCCCACTGGCGGGTGCTCTCGGTCTCGCCCAGCCCGCAGCCCGAGCCCGCGCCGTCCGGCTCACCCGACGGCACCGCGGTGTGGCGGTTCGAGCCCACCCCACGGCTGTCGACCTACGTGACCGCGATCGTCGCCGGTCCGTACCACCGGCAGTCCTCGACGATCCGGCTGCGCACCGGCCGCGACCTCGAGCTCGGGGTGCTGTGCCGGGCCACGCTCGCCGAGCACCTGGACGCCGACGAGGTCATGGACATCACCGGTATCGGGTTCGCCCACTTCGAGGCGCTGTACGACTGCGACTACCCGTTCGCCAAGTACGACCAGGTGTTCGTGCCCGAGTTCAACGCCGGAGCGATGGAGAACGCCGGCTGCGTGACCATCCTCGAGGACTACATCTTCCGGTCCAAGCCTGCGCAGGCCACCGTCGAGCGCCGGGCGCTGACGATCCTGCACGAGTTGGCGCACATGTGGTTCGGCGACCTGGTGACCATGCGCTGGTGGGACGACCTGTGGCTCAACGAGTCGTTCGCCGAGTACGCCAGCACCCGGTGCCAGTCCGAGGCCACCCGCTGGCGCACGGCGTGGACCACGTTCCTGTCGAGTGAGAAGTCGTGGGCCTACCGACAGGACCAGCTCAGCTCGACCCACCCGATCGTGGCCGAGATCCGTGACCTGGCCGACGTCGAGCAGAACTTCGACGGCATCACCTACGCCAAGGGTGCCTCGGTGCTCAAACAGCTGGTGCACTGGGTCGGCCAGGATGCCTTCGACGCCGGCTTACGCGCCTACTTCGCCAAGAACGCCTGGGGCAACACGACTCTGGCCGATCTGCTGGCCGAGCTCGAGACCGCCAGTGGCCGCGATCTGTCGGCCTGGTCGACGGCCTGGCTGGAGCGGGCCGGGGTGACCACGTTGCGTCCGGCGGTGACGGTGGACGACGACGGCGTCATCACCGCCGCCGCGGTGCTGCAGGAGGCCCCGCAGTCCCACCCGACGCTGCGCCCGCACCGGCTGGGCATCGGCGGGTACGACGTCATCGACGGTGCCGTGCAACGGGTCTGGCATGTCGAGCAGACCGTGGACGGCGCCCGGACCGAGGTTCCCGAGTTGGTGGGGCGGCCTCGCCCGGACCTGCTGCTGCTGAACGACCACGACCTCGCCTACGCCAAGATCCGGCTGGACGACGCCTCGATGGCCACCGCCATCGGTCACCTCGGCGAGTTCTCGGACTCACTCGCCTCGACCCTGATCTGGGGCGCGGCCTGGGACATGACCCGGGACGGCGAGCTGGCGCCGGGGCGGTTCATCGACCTGGTGCTGGGCAACCTGCTGGCGGTGCCCGACGCCAGCGTGCAGTCGGTGTTGCTGAACCAGCTCTCCTCCACCCTCGCCTTCTATCTGGCCCCCGCCGGCCGCACCGACCGCCGGGACGACGCCACACATCGCCTGCTCGACCTGTTGCGCCAGGCGAAGCCCGGCAGCGACACCCAGTTGCTGCTGGCCCGCTCGTTCGCCCGGCTGGCCCGCCGTGAGGACCACCTGGACGTCATCGACGGCATCCTCGACGGCCGGCGAGCGCTCGACGGTCTGAGCGTCGACACCGACATGCGCTGGACCCTGCTGACCTCCCTGACCACGGCCGGCCGATTCGGCGACCACGAGATCCAGGCCGAACTCGACCGGGACGACACCGCGACCGGCCGGGTGCGCGCGGCGATGGCCACGGCCTCGGCCCCGACCGCACAGGCCAAGCAGGCGGCCTGGGCGAGCGTAGTGGAGTCCGACGAGCTGCCCAACGCCATCCAGGGGGCCACCATCGCCGGCTTCCTGCGGGTACACGACGAGCAGTTGCTGGAGCCGTTCGTCGAGCCGTATTTCGCTGCGCTGGAACGGATCTGGCGCGAGCGAACCAGCGAGATCGCGACCCAGATCGTCGAGGGCCTGTTCCCGGCGCAGCTGGCCAGTGAGGCGTTACTGGTTCGCACCCAACGCTGGCTCGACGAGACCACCACCGCCGAGCCCTCGATGCGCCGCCTGATCGCCGAGGGCCGCGACGGCGTCCAGCGGGCTCTGAAGGTGCAGTCCCGAGACACAGACTGA
- the malQ gene encoding 4-alpha-glucanotransferase has translation MATEFWDWQGRHTVVPRSTILSVLAAMDVDASSEAAISRSLAEVRDRPWRQVLPDVLVVRQGSRGRVLVHVDHGSPVEVWVELEDGGLFALPQEENWVDPREIDGRLVGEAEFAVPGDLPLGWHRLRARFPGGEDDRPLVITPQRLDLPPVLATSRAWGFMTQLYSVRSQYSWGLGDLADLAELAAWSARDHGADFVLVNPMHAAEPIPPMEASPYLPATRRFVNPIYLRVEDIREVAYMPSTDRALIEWQAEAMRGLNGDPGELDRDGVWEAKRASLETVFAQPRSRSRQASFEAYCDREGEGLLDFATWCALAEQYGLPMAAWPTHALDARSHAVAQLREELAERVQFHMWLQWCLDEQMATTQRLAREAGMQIGIVHDLAVGVHPDGADAWALADVLAGDVSVGAPPDAFNQQGQDWSQPPWRPDRLAQLGYAPYRDMLRTVLRHAGGLRVDHIIGLFRLWWIPRDTHAGAGTYVRYDHEALIGILALEAQRNGAFVVGEDLGTVEPWARDYLRERGLLGTSILWFERDHEGRPLRPQAWRELCLATVTTHDLPPTAGYLAGEHIELRDRLGLLTRPVAEEIAVDEADRAAVLAQLRELGLLGEESSERERVEALHRYLTWTPAKLLGVALADAVGDRRTINQPGTDEEYPNWRLPLADGVGRPVLLEDVMASVRSASLARTVNGR, from the coding sequence GTGGCCACCGAGTTCTGGGACTGGCAGGGCCGTCACACGGTCGTGCCGCGCTCGACGATCCTGTCGGTGCTGGCGGCCATGGACGTCGATGCCTCCTCGGAGGCGGCCATCTCCCGCTCGCTCGCCGAGGTCAGGGACCGGCCGTGGCGACAGGTGTTGCCCGACGTCCTCGTGGTGCGGCAGGGCTCTCGCGGCCGCGTGCTGGTGCACGTCGACCACGGCAGCCCGGTGGAGGTGTGGGTCGAGCTCGAGGACGGTGGTCTGTTCGCGCTGCCGCAGGAGGAGAACTGGGTCGATCCCCGCGAGATCGACGGCCGGTTGGTCGGTGAGGCCGAGTTCGCCGTCCCGGGTGATCTGCCGCTGGGCTGGCACCGATTGCGCGCGCGCTTCCCCGGCGGGGAGGACGACCGGCCGCTCGTGATCACGCCGCAGCGCCTCGACCTGCCGCCCGTGCTGGCGACCTCGCGGGCCTGGGGATTCATGACCCAGCTGTACTCGGTGCGATCGCAGTACTCCTGGGGCCTGGGTGACCTGGCCGACCTGGCCGAGCTGGCCGCGTGGAGTGCCCGTGACCACGGTGCCGACTTCGTGCTGGTCAACCCGATGCACGCCGCGGAGCCGATTCCCCCGATGGAGGCCTCGCCCTACCTGCCCGCCACCCGCCGCTTCGTCAACCCGATCTACCTGCGGGTGGAGGACATCCGTGAGGTGGCCTACATGCCGTCCACGGACCGGGCGCTGATCGAGTGGCAGGCCGAGGCGATGCGCGGTCTGAACGGTGACCCGGGTGAGCTCGACCGGGACGGCGTGTGGGAGGCCAAACGAGCCTCCCTCGAGACCGTCTTCGCCCAGCCTCGGTCACGCTCGAGGCAGGCCTCGTTCGAGGCGTACTGCGATCGCGAGGGCGAGGGTCTGCTCGACTTCGCCACCTGGTGCGCGCTGGCCGAGCAGTACGGGCTGCCGATGGCCGCCTGGCCGACGCATGCCCTGGACGCGCGCTCGCACGCCGTGGCGCAGTTGCGTGAGGAACTGGCCGAGCGGGTGCAGTTCCACATGTGGTTGCAGTGGTGCCTGGACGAGCAGATGGCCACCACCCAGCGCCTGGCGCGCGAGGCCGGCATGCAGATCGGCATCGTGCACGACCTGGCCGTCGGGGTCCACCCGGACGGCGCGGACGCCTGGGCACTGGCCGACGTGCTCGCGGGCGATGTGAGTGTCGGGGCGCCGCCGGACGCCTTCAACCAGCAGGGCCAGGACTGGAGTCAGCCGCCGTGGCGTCCGGACCGGTTGGCGCAGTTGGGGTATGCGCCGTATCGGGACATGCTGCGCACGGTGCTGCGCCATGCCGGTGGGCTGCGGGTCGACCACATCATCGGGTTGTTCCGGTTGTGGTGGATTCCGCGTGACACCCACGCCGGTGCGGGCACCTATGTCCGGTACGACCACGAGGCGCTGATCGGCATCCTGGCGCTGGAGGCCCAGCGCAACGGGGCGTTCGTGGTCGGCGAGGACCTGGGCACCGTCGAGCCGTGGGCGCGGGACTACCTGCGCGAGCGGGGCCTGTTGGGCACCTCGATCCTGTGGTTCGAGCGCGACCACGAGGGCCGGCCGTTGCGGCCGCAGGCGTGGCGTGAGTTGTGCCTGGCCACGGTGACCACCCACGACCTGCCCCCCACCGCGGGCTATCTGGCCGGTGAGCACATCGAGCTGCGTGACCGGCTCGGCCTGCTCACCCGGCCGGTGGCCGAGGAGATCGCTGTCGACGAGGCCGACCGCGCCGCCGTGCTGGCACAGCTGCGCGAACTCGGTCTGCTGGGTGAGGAGTCGAGCGAGCGCGAACGGGTCGAGGCGCTGCACCGGTACCTGACCTGGACGCCGGCCAAGCTGCTGGGGGTCGCCCTGGCCGATGCCGTGGGGGATCGACGCACCATCAACCAGCCGGGCACCGATGAGGAGTACCCGAACTGGCGGCTGCCCCTGGCCGATGGTGTCGGCCGGCCCGTGCTGCTGGAGGACGTCATGGCCTCCGTCCGCTCGGCATCCCTCGCCCGAACGGTCAACGGCCGCTAG
- a CDS encoding S9 family peptidase, translating into MSSPAEPDTTAPRDDIVEVIHGRRVADPYRWLEDADDERTRAWSASQDALYAERLGTWTTREHFETRITQLLGAGMIGVPIWRGARRFQMRREAGQEHAVLVVSEPDTGERVLIDPMVIDPTGLTTLDTWQPSKEGDLLAYQISVGGTEESVLQVIDVATGAVVDGPIDRARYSPVAFLPGGRAYYYVRRLAPELVPEGEGQFHRRVYLHRLGTDPAQDVEIFGAQQDPRSYFGVGLSRDGRWLTVSSSTGTAPRNDLWIAEISAATDQADPQLGHPALTDPAWVPITVGLDAQTGVHIGRDGRLYVATDLDAPRGRFAVTDPHDPAPHTWRTLLIGGSDGVDGVDGPDARVLADTAILDGDELTEPLLLASWTRHAVGELTVHRLATGEQLDGARGRVELPGLGTLGGLVERPEGGPQVWFGYTDHTTPQHIHCYDARTGEVSLFATPPGASTGLVAPRVAVRTDLVPFTSADGTTVRMFVIRRDEPAAPAGPAPTILYGYGGFGVSLTPGYSAGILAWVEAGGVYAVANLRGGTEEGEAWHRDGMLAHKHHVFEDFEAAAEHLIAAGVTTPAHLAISGGSNGGLLVGAALTRRPELFRAVVCSAPLLDMVRYEKFGLGSTWNVEYGSAELAEEFGWLIGYSPYHQVREHTAYPATLFTVFDGDTRVDPLHARKLCATLQYATSADPRQAPILIRAEKDVGHGARALSRSVALSGETMAFTAHHTGLTVAP; encoded by the coding sequence ATGAGCAGTCCTGCCGAACCCGACACCACTGCCCCACGCGACGACATCGTCGAGGTGATCCACGGACGACGCGTCGCCGACCCCTACCGCTGGCTCGAGGATGCCGACGACGAGCGCACCAGGGCCTGGTCGGCGTCCCAGGACGCGCTCTATGCCGAACGGCTGGGTACCTGGACGACCCGGGAGCACTTCGAGACCCGGATCACCCAGCTGCTGGGTGCCGGGATGATCGGGGTGCCGATCTGGCGGGGGGCGCGCCGGTTCCAGATGCGCCGCGAGGCCGGCCAGGAGCACGCCGTCCTGGTCGTGAGCGAGCCCGACACCGGCGAGCGAGTGCTGATCGACCCGATGGTGATCGATCCCACAGGCCTGACGACGTTGGACACCTGGCAGCCCAGCAAGGAGGGCGATCTGCTCGCCTACCAGATCTCGGTCGGCGGCACCGAGGAGAGCGTGCTGCAGGTGATCGACGTGGCCACCGGCGCTGTGGTCGACGGGCCGATCGATCGCGCGCGCTACTCACCCGTGGCGTTCCTGCCGGGCGGCCGGGCCTACTACTACGTCCGCCGGCTGGCCCCCGAGCTGGTGCCCGAGGGGGAGGGCCAGTTCCACCGCCGGGTCTACCTGCACCGGCTGGGCACCGACCCGGCCCAGGACGTCGAGATCTTCGGTGCACAGCAGGACCCGCGCAGCTATTTCGGCGTCGGCCTCTCGCGCGACGGTCGCTGGCTGACCGTGTCGTCCTCGACGGGCACCGCACCACGCAACGACCTGTGGATCGCCGAGATCTCGGCGGCGACGGACCAGGCCGACCCGCAGCTGGGTCACCCGGCGCTCACCGACCCCGCGTGGGTGCCGATCACCGTCGGCCTGGACGCCCAGACCGGCGTCCACATCGGACGCGACGGCCGGCTGTATGTCGCCACCGACCTGGACGCCCCCCGCGGCCGGTTCGCGGTCACCGACCCGCACGATCCGGCGCCACACACCTGGCGCACCCTGCTGATCGGCGGCTCCGACGGGGTGGACGGGGTGGACGGCCCCGACGCGCGGGTGCTGGCCGACACCGCGATCCTGGACGGCGACGAGCTCACCGAGCCGCTGCTGCTGGCCTCCTGGACCCGACACGCCGTCGGCGAACTGACCGTGCACCGCCTCGCCACCGGCGAACAACTGGACGGCGCCCGCGGCCGGGTGGAGCTGCCGGGCCTGGGCACCCTCGGCGGACTCGTGGAACGGCCCGAGGGCGGCCCACAGGTGTGGTTCGGCTACACCGACCACACCACGCCCCAGCACATCCACTGCTACGACGCCCGCACCGGCGAGGTGTCCCTGTTCGCCACCCCGCCCGGGGCCTCGACCGGGCTGGTGGCGCCGAGGGTGGCGGTGCGCACCGACCTGGTGCCCTTCACGTCGGCCGACGGCACCACGGTGCGGATGTTCGTGATCCGCCGCGACGAGCCGGCCGCCCCCGCCGGGCCGGCACCGACGATCCTGTACGGCTACGGCGGCTTCGGGGTATCGCTCACCCCGGGCTATTCGGCGGGCATCCTGGCCTGGGTCGAGGCCGGTGGCGTCTACGCAGTGGCCAACCTGCGCGGCGGCACCGAGGAGGGCGAGGCCTGGCACCGCGACGGGATGCTGGCGCACAAGCACCACGTCTTCGAGGACTTCGAGGCCGCGGCGGAGCACCTGATCGCGGCCGGCGTCACCACCCCCGCTCACCTGGCCATCAGTGGCGGGTCCAACGGTGGCCTGCTGGTCGGGGCCGCGCTCACGCGCCGTCCGGAGCTGTTCCGGGCCGTGGTGTGTTCGGCGCCGCTGCTCGACATGGTGCGCTACGAGAAGTTCGGCCTCGGGTCGACCTGGAACGTCGAGTACGGCTCGGCCGAGCTGGCCGAGGAGTTCGGCTGGCTGATCGGGTACTCGCCCTACCACCAGGTGCGCGAGCACACCGCGTACCCCGCGACGCTGTTCACGGTGTTCGACGGTGACACCCGCGTCGACCCGCTGCACGCCCGCAAGTTGTGCGCGACGCTGCAGTACGCGACGTCCGCCGATCCACGGCAGGCGCCGATCCTGATCCGGGCCGAGAAGGACGTCGGCCACGGTGCCCGGGCCCTGTCGCGCTCGGTGGCGCTGTCGGGCGAGACCATGGCGTTCACCGCGCACCACACCGGATTGACGGTGGCGCCGTGA
- a CDS encoding mechanosensitive ion channel family protein translates to MIPARWPWNGTWADPLFGVPLRIVAIVVAGVVARYLAHRLIDRIVRGIAAGTAGLARFEDRVSVTRIVAAPLLMERREQRARTTASVLQSLATAVISTVVLLTVMDVLSIPVAPLLASAGIVGVAVGFGAQSLVKDVISGLFMIVEDQYGVGDDVELAGVKGVVEAVGLRVTRLRAHDGTVWYVRNGEVLRVGNASQGWSHATLDVAVAYDADVERASDVLLEVAQEVAQQQGLADRVLDPPKVVGVQQLTAEAVVLRLEVRTEAEAQDDVARELRRRIKQRFDADGIALAPSLDHSPSGPRTR, encoded by the coding sequence CTGATCCCGGCACGCTGGCCCTGGAACGGCACCTGGGCCGACCCGCTGTTCGGCGTCCCGCTGCGGATCGTCGCGATCGTGGTGGCCGGGGTGGTGGCCCGCTACCTGGCCCACCGCCTGATCGATCGCATCGTGCGGGGCATTGCCGCCGGCACCGCCGGGCTGGCCCGGTTCGAGGATCGGGTCAGCGTGACGCGCATCGTCGCCGCCCCGCTGCTGATGGAGCGTCGCGAACAGCGCGCCCGCACCACCGCCTCGGTGCTGCAGAGCCTGGCGACGGCGGTGATCAGCACGGTGGTGCTGCTCACCGTGATGGACGTGCTCTCGATCCCGGTGGCACCGCTGCTGGCCAGCGCCGGGATCGTGGGCGTGGCCGTGGGCTTCGGCGCGCAGTCGCTGGTCAAGGACGTGATCAGCGGCCTGTTCATGATCGTCGAGGATCAGTACGGCGTCGGGGACGACGTCGAGCTGGCCGGGGTCAAGGGCGTGGTCGAGGCGGTGGGGCTGCGGGTGACCCGCCTGCGGGCGCACGACGGCACGGTCTGGTACGTGCGCAACGGTGAGGTGCTGCGGGTGGGTAATGCCTCGCAGGGCTGGTCGCACGCCACGCTGGACGTCGCCGTGGCCTACGACGCGGACGTCGAGCGCGCCTCGGACGTGCTGCTCGAGGTGGCCCAGGAGGTGGCGCAACAGCAGGGTCTGGCCGACCGGGTGCTCGACCCGCCCAAGGTGGTCGGGGTGCAGCAGCTCACCGCAGAGGCGGTCGTGTTGCGCCTCGAGGTGCGCACCGAGGCCGAGGCCCAGGACGACGTCGCTCGCGAACTGCGCCGGCGGATCAAGCAGCGGTTCGATGCGGACGGCATCGCCCTGGCCCCGAGCCTCGACCACTCACCGTCCGGCCCCCGGACCCGCTGA
- a CDS encoding globin has translation MRTASPWPRASTTHRPAPGPADPLTAASVHHGVHNGGVETQDTAAATSFYELIGGHDTFVRLIDAFYEGVATDELLRPMYPADDLGPAKERLRMFLEQYWGGPTTYSEQRGHPRLRMRHAPFPVGPAARDHWLSHMRVAVDALHLPPPQAAVLWDYLERAAISLVNQREG, from the coding sequence ATGCGGACGGCATCGCCCTGGCCCCGAGCCTCGACCACTCACCGTCCGGCCCCCGGACCCGCTGACCCGCTGACAGCCGCCTCGGTTCACCATGGGGTTCACAATGGAGGGGTGGAGACCCAGGACACCGCGGCCGCGACCAGCTTCTACGAGCTCATCGGCGGCCACGACACCTTCGTGCGGCTGATCGACGCGTTCTACGAGGGCGTCGCCACGGACGAGCTGTTGCGCCCGATGTACCCGGCCGACGACCTCGGCCCGGCCAAGGAACGGCTGCGGATGTTCCTGGAGCAGTACTGGGGCGGCCCCACCACGTACAGCGAGCAACGGGGCCACCCCCGGCTGCGGATGCGTCATGCGCCGTTCCCGGTCGGGCCGGCCGCCCGCGATCACTGGCTCTCGCACATGCGGGTCGCGGTCGACGCGTTGCACCTGCCGCCGCCGCAGGCCGCCGTACTGTGGGACTACCTGGAGCGGGCGGCGATCAGCCTGGTCAATCAGCGCGAGGGCTGA
- a CDS encoding STAS domain-containing protein: MHTYRRDGCQVVVLRGELDLYTGPALRRLMREIAQSDPVARVVVDMTELSFLDSSGLGVLIGGLRRLRASGGSMHLAGCRGPVRDVLTITGLHQAFPIHDDLPRALAAAAGLSGPAGPSHDADDPSPSTGV, from the coding sequence CTGCACACCTATCGCCGCGACGGGTGCCAGGTGGTGGTGCTGCGCGGGGAACTCGATCTCTACACCGGCCCGGCCCTGCGCCGCCTGATGAGAGAGATCGCCCAGAGCGACCCGGTGGCCCGGGTGGTGGTCGACATGACCGAGCTGAGCTTCCTGGACTCCTCGGGTCTCGGGGTTCTGATCGGCGGGCTGCGCCGGCTGCGAGCGAGCGGCGGCAGTATGCACCTGGCCGGATGCCGCGGCCCCGTGCGCGACGTCCTGACCATCACGGGGTTGCACCAGGCCTTCCCGATCCACGACGACCTGCCCCGGGCACTGGCCGCTGCAGCCGGGCTCTCCGGCCCGGCCGGCCCGAGCCATGATGCCGATGACCCGTCACCTTCTACCGGTGTGTAA
- a CDS encoding NADPH:quinone oxidoreductase family protein: MRAWQVPALGEPAEVMQLVELPVPEPGPGQVLVEVWAGALNFADVLLARGHYQDRPELPFTPGLELCGLVVAVGEGVSPHQVGERVIGTVTLPHGALATHAICAASEVMPAPPGLDDVHASAMHIAYQTAWFALYRRAALRVGEHVLVHAAAGGVGSAAVQLALAAGARVIGVVGDAGKVEAARRLGCGTVIDRSTTDVREAVLKATDGHGADVVFDPVGGEAFEVSTKVVAFEGRIVLVGFASGKIPTPALNHALVKNYSILGLHWGLYRTKAPQLVARCHDDLVRLSSARAVRPLVTEQLSLADAADGLRRLGEGSTTGRLVVLPT; the protein is encoded by the coding sequence ATGCGGGCATGGCAGGTCCCTGCCCTCGGCGAACCTGCCGAGGTGATGCAGCTCGTCGAGCTGCCGGTGCCCGAGCCCGGCCCGGGCCAGGTGCTGGTCGAGGTGTGGGCCGGTGCCCTCAATTTCGCTGATGTCCTGTTGGCCCGAGGTCACTACCAGGACCGGCCCGAGCTGCCGTTCACCCCGGGTCTCGAGCTGTGCGGCCTGGTGGTCGCCGTCGGCGAGGGGGTCTCGCCGCATCAGGTGGGCGAGCGGGTGATCGGCACGGTGACCCTGCCGCACGGCGCCCTGGCGACCCATGCGATCTGCGCGGCGTCCGAGGTCATGCCGGCGCCCCCGGGGCTGGACGACGTCCACGCCTCGGCGATGCACATCGCCTATCAGACCGCCTGGTTCGCGCTCTACCGCCGGGCGGCACTGCGCGTCGGGGAGCACGTCCTGGTGCACGCCGCGGCCGGGGGAGTGGGCAGCGCTGCCGTGCAACTGGCGCTCGCGGCGGGCGCGCGGGTGATCGGTGTCGTCGGCGATGCCGGCAAGGTCGAGGCCGCGCGCAGGCTGGGGTGCGGCACGGTCATCGATCGCAGCACCACCGACGTGCGCGAGGCCGTCCTGAAGGCCACCGACGGGCACGGTGCCGACGTGGTGTTCGATCCGGTGGGGGGCGAGGCGTTCGAGGTCTCGACCAAGGTGGTGGCGTTCGAGGGGCGGATCGTGCTGGTCGGGTTCGCCAGCGGCAAGATCCCGACGCCGGCGCTCAACCATGCGCTGGTCAAGAACTACTCGATCCTGGGGCTGCACTGGGGGCTCTACCGCACGAAGGCGCCACAGCTGGTCGCCCGCTGCCACGACGACCTGGTGCGATTGTCCTCGGCGCGCGCGGTGCGTCCGCTGGTCACCGAGCAGTTGTCGTTGGCCGATGCGGCCGACGGATTGCGCCGGCTCGGTGAGGGGTCCACGACCGGGCGCCTGGTGGTGCTGCCGACCTGA